The proteins below come from a single Gossypium raimondii isolate GPD5lz chromosome 2, ASM2569854v1, whole genome shotgun sequence genomic window:
- the LOC128033838 gene encoding uncharacterized protein LOC128033838, translating into MELGGNELSHAYARSRNEYENNFNLISPWKKVLRFGRKGKLSHRFIGPYCILKRVGPIAYHVELPPDLDQIHDVFHVSMLRRYRSDPTHIVPIKEIEVRPDLTFEEEPVQILERDVKVLRRKFILLVKVLWHNHSYEEATWEPEDAMRQ; encoded by the exons atggaacttggtggcaatgaattgagccatgcttATGCTCGATCTCGCAATGAGTAcgaaaacaacttcaacctca TTTCGCCGTGGAAGAAGGTACTAAGATTtggtcgtaagggcaagttgagccatAGGTTTATTGGACCCTACTGCATACTGAAACGAGTGGGACCGATTGCTTACCATGTTGAGCTACCACCAGATTTAGACCAGATTCACGACGTTTTCCACGTCTCAATGTTGAGGCGCTACCGCTCTGATCCTACGCATATTGTTCCTATTAAAGAGATCGAGGTAAGGCCAGATCTGACCTTTGAGGAGGAGCCTGTTCAGATATTGGAGCGAGATGTAAAggttttaagaagaaaattcatCCTACTGGTTAAGGTTCTATGGCATAATCATAGCTAtgaggaggccacgtgggagcctgaggatgcgatgcGTCAGTAG